Below is a genomic region from Cohaesibacter intestini.
AGGGCCATGGGGTCGGGTTGGGGCTGGGCCTGCCGATCGCCAGCAATCTGGTAAGCGGATTTGGAGGCTCCCTGTCGCTGGTCGATCCGGCCGCCGATGAGATGAAAACCACCTTCCGCATCACGCTGCCGTTGGCGAACGATGGATAACAGAGACGAAACTGAGCTGAACACGCACCCGGATGCTGGGGTGTGGCTGGGGGAATGAGGACAAGATGACGAGCCAAACGAAGATTTTGCTGGCCGAGGATGAAGAAGAGGTCCGCTTTGCCCTCAAGCAGGGGCTGGAGTTGGCTGGCTATGAGGTCATTGAGTTTGACAGTCGCGAGGGGATCCTTGAAACCATCTCGCGTCATCTGGAAGGCATCCTGATTTCGGATATCCGGCTGGGGTCCGACGATGGCCTTGACTTGATGCAGCATGTGCACGAGCTGGATGATGCCTTTCCGGTGATCCTGATCACGGGGCATGGGGATGTGCCGCTGGCGGTGGAAGCGATGCGGCGTGGCGCCTATGATTTTATTGAAAAGCCCTTTCCCATGGCGGTTCTGGTTGGGGTGGTCATGCGGGCGGCAGAAAAGCGCCGGTTGGTGCTGGAAAACCGGGCTCTGCGACAGGAACTGGCCGAAGAGAGCAAGTTAGAGGGGCGGCTGGTTGGCCAGTCCCTTGCCATGCAGCGCCTCAGGTCGGATATTCTGGCATTGTCCGATACGGATGCGGACATCCTGATCAAGGGGGAAACCGGATCCGGCAAGGAAATGGTGGCACGTGCCCTGCATGAAGAGGGGCGGCGCTCGGGTGCGCCGTTTGTGGCGCTCAATTGCGGCGGTTTGCCTGCGGATATCATCGAATCCGAATTGTTCGGTCATGTGCAGGGGGCGTTTACCGGCGCCTCATCAAAGCGGGTGGGCAAGCTGCAATATGCCAATGGCGGGACGGTGTTTCTTGATGAAATCGAGACCATGCCAATGGAATTGCAGGTCAAGCTGCTGCGTGTCATCGAAGAACGCGCTGTTGAACCCTTGGGCACCAACGAGCTGATCGCGCTTGATATCCGTTTCATCGCTGCCACCAAGACCGATCTGGAAGAAGCCGGACGGCAGGGGAGCTTCAGACCTGATCTATTCTATCGGTTGAATGTTGTCACCCTCCATATCCCGCCCTTGCGTGACAGAAAGGAAGACATTCCGGACCTGTTCAATTTTCTCGCCCGGGGTGCCCGCTCGCGCTATCGCAAGGATATCCCGGATCTAACCCGTAGCTTGCTCGACCGGCTGATGGCGTATGATTGGCCGGGCAATGTGCGCGAGTTGCGTAATGCAGCGGATCGGTTTGTGCTCGGTCTGTCGATGGGGCTGGCGGATGGTCAGGGCGGAGAACGTGACGACGCAGTCCAGAGTGTGACGGCAACCTTGGCGGAACGTGTCGGGGCTTATGAGCGGCAATTGATTGCCGAAGCCCTGAAGGAGCAGGGAGGATGCCGGACGAAAACGGCCGAAAGTCTCGGGCTTGGCCGCAAGACGCTGTATGACAAACTGAAGAAATATGACCTGGAATAGGATCGGATGAGGGAGCGATCCTGCATCCAAATGTGTGTGGGAATCGATACAGACTGGAGGGGATGTGTAACGAAATCCACACAGATTGCAGGGTGTGTTGCGCGAGCTGTGCAATTCAATTGGGTCTGATATGCACTATATTCAAGGCTTTGCTGGAAAATTCATCGACTTTGCATCTTTTGGCACGGGCGTTGCATACAAGAGATCATTCGCAAAATGGGCAAAAGCCCTGAAATGACTCTCTGGGAGGAGACCCCGATGAAGAAACTTGTTCTGGCCGCAGCCTCGGCTGCGCTGCTGCTCGGCACTGCAGCTGCGTCTGCCAATTGTGATGACGGTGAGATGGTCATCAAATTCAGCCATGTGACCGCTGCGACTGGCCATCCCAAGGGTGAAGCCGCCTCGCTTCTGGCCGAACGCGTCAATGCCGAAATGAACGGCAAGGCCTGCATGGAAGTGTTCCCGAACTCGCAGCTATTCAATGACAACAAGGTGCTCGAAGCCCTGCTGCTCGGTGATGTTCAGCTGGCAGCGCCTTCGCTTGCCAAGTTCGAGAAATATACCAAGAAATTCCGCCTGTTCGATCTGCCCTTCCTGTTCAAGGATATGGGGGCAGTTGATCGTTTCCAGACCTCTGACAATGGTCAAGCCATGCTCGATTCCATGCAGCGCAAGGGCTTGCAGGGATTGTCCTACTGGCACAATGGCATCAAGCATTTCTCGGCCAACAAGCCTTTGATCAAACCGGCTGATGCATCTGGCCTGAAGTTCCGCGTGCAAACCTCCGAAGTGGCCGCCGCAATGATTGAGGCACTGGGTGCCAACCCGCAAAAGCTGGCATTTGCCGAGGTTTATGGCGCCCTGCAGACCGGTGTTGTCGATGGTCAGGAGAATACCTGGTCCAACATCTACACCAAGAAATTCTTCGAAGTGCAGGACGGTGTGACCGAAACCAACCATCAGGTGCTGGACTATCTGGTCGTCACCTCCACCGAATGGTGGGATGGCCTGGATCCGGAGATCCGCACTCAGCTGAAGACCATCATGGATGAAGTGGCCGCTGAGCGGAACGCTCTGTCGACCGAGATCAACGCGCAGAACCGCGCCAAGATTCTCGAAGCTGGCGGCGTGATCCGTGAGCTTGATGCGTCCCAGCGTCAGGCCTGGGTGGATGTGATGAAACCCGTTTGGGACCAGTTTAAGGACGATATCGGTCAGGATCTGATCGATGCGGCTCTGGCTGCCAACAACTAAGCAATCCGCTTGATTGCAATAGGGAGAGGGCGGTCTGCTGCCTTCTCCCGACCAGAAGCGTTCGATGCGTGTCTGTTCGAGCGGATGCCGAGGTGGTTGCTTGTGTGCAAGGGATAGGCCTGCACCGACCGACTGCGTGGTTTCCCTTCCTTCAGCGTCGTTGAACAACAAGACAACACCCTGCAAAGACAGGGCATGGGGGCGGGTATGGAACGACTGTCTCGCATCATCACGAAATTCGAGGAAACGGTCATTTCGCTGCTATTGGCAGGGATGGTGCTGCTGACCTTCTCGCAGGTGATTGCACGTTATATTTTCAATTCCGGCTGGGGGGCTGCGCTGGAAGCCACCACGCTGATGTATGCTTGGATGATCCTGTTTGGGGCATCCTATGGCATCAAGATTGGTGCCCATTTGGGGGTCGATGCCTTGATTGCGCTGTTGCCCAATCGCCTGTTTCGGGTTGCTGCGGTTCTTGGTGCCCTGACGGGCGTTGTCTATGCCCTGATGCTGCTGGACGGGTCGATGACCTATATCGGCAAGATGTACAAATTCAACATCGGCATGGAAGATCTGCATTTTCCGGACTGGTTTGCCAATGGTGTGGCCCCGGCCATCGGGCTGGAAATCTATGACAATGAAGTGCCGCGCTGGTTGGCCTATTCGATCCTGCCAATCGGTCTTGCCTTGTTTGCCCTGCGCTGTTTGCAGGCGGCATGGGCGATCGTGGTTGGCGATCGCAAGATGATTATTGCGAGCCATGAGGCAGAAGACCTCGTCGCAGAAAACAAGAACAAGGCTTAAGGGGCACGGGCATGGAAACTTTCTTTCTTTTCTGCATGGTGCTCGGCCTGTTGCTGTTTGGTGCGCCGATCTCCATTTCGCTGGGGCTGTCCAGCGTCGTTTATATCCACTTTTTCTCCGATGACAGTCTGTCATCAATGGCTCAAAAGCTGTTTGAAGCGACCGAGCATTATACCTTGTTGGCGATCCCCTTCTTCATTCTGGCCTCCAGTTTCATGGCGACCGGCGGCGTCGCCAAACGCATCATCCGGTTTGCCATTGCGGTGGTCGGGCCTTTTCCCGGAGGCCTTGCGATGGCGGGGGTGTTTGCCTGCATGCTGTTTGCTGCGCTTTCAGGGTCTTCGCCCGCAACTGTGGTCGCCATTGGGACGATCGTCATTGCCGGCATGAAGGATGTCGGCTATCCGAAAGAATTTGCTGCTGGCATCATCGCCAATGCGGGTACGCTCGGCATTCTCATCCCGCCCTCCATCGTGATGGTGGTTTATGCAGCGGCGACCGATGTGTCGGTTGGTAGGATGTTCCTGGCCGGGATTATTCCGGGTCTGTTGGCTGGCACGATGCTGATGCTTGGCATCTATATCGTGGCCAAGCGCAAGAATTATCCGCGTCAACCCTGGAAAGGGGTCGGCGAGCTGGCGTCCGCTGCGGGCGATTCCGCTTTTGGCCTGTTCCTCATCGTCATCATTCTGGGCGGCATCTATGGCGGGGTCTTCACGCCGACCGAAGCAGCGGCGGTGGCGGCGGTCTATGCGGCTTTTATCGCTCTGTTTGTCTATCGTGATATGGGGCCATTGCGCGAGGTGTCCTGGCGGCGGCCAAGCGAGGGATTTGTCGAGGCGGCGATCCGCAACCTTTACCTCACAGTGACCCGCTTCCCGCTCGCTTTGGTGCATGAAGACACGCAAAAGGTGATGACCAACTCGGCCAAGACGACCATCATGCTGATGTTCATCATCGCCAACGCTCTGTTGTTTGCCCATGTGTTGACGACCGAGCGAATCCCGCAGCAGATTACCGATCTGATGATCGGGGCAGGCTTCAACTGGTTCACCTTCCTGTTGGCAGTCAATTTGTTGCTGCTGATCGGAGGCCAGTTCATGGAGCCGTCTGGTCTGTTGCTGATCGTTGCACCGGTGGTGTTCCCGATTGCCATCGAGCTGGGTGTCGATCCGATCCATCTGGGCATCATTATGGTGGTGAATATGGAGATCGGCATGATCACGCCGCCCATCGGGCTCAATCTGTTCGTCACCTCGGGCATCACCGGCATGTCGTTGGTGCAGGTGGTCCGGGCTGCCTTGCCATGGGTCGGCATTTTGATGATTTTCCTGATCTTGGTGACCTATATTCCATGGATCTCGACGGCCATACCGACCGCCTTGATGGGACCGGAAACCATCACGCGCTAACCATCAACAAAGAAGAAGAAGCGTCCCCGCACCTGATAAAGCCGCATCCACTGGATGCGGCTTTTTTCTATCAGGCAGGGGTAGGGCCGACATAAAGGGATTGTGGTCGGATCAGCTTGTTGCTGGCAGTCTGTTCCATGACATGGGCGGTCCAGCCTGCTGTTCTGCCAACGGCGAAGAGGGGCGTGAACAAGCTGCGATCAATGCCGATGCTGTCGAGAAGGATCGCGGTGTAAAACTCGACATTGGTGTCGAGGGTGCGGTCTGGCTTGTGCTTCTTGAGGGCCTTGAGGGCGGCTTTCTCGATGGCCATGGCATGAATGATCTTGTCTGAATGGCTCGCCATTTTGGCCAGACCTTCTTTCAGGATGTCGGCTCTGGGGTCGCGTACCCGATAAACGCGATGGCCAAAGCCCATCAGGCGGCGGCCTGCTGCCAGCTCTTTGGCGATCCAAGCATCCGCTTTGTCCGGTTTGCCAATGGCTTCGATCATGTCAAGCACGGGGCCGGGTGCGCCCCCATGCAAGGGGCCTTTCAACGCGCCGATGGCACCTGAAATGGCCGAGCGCATGTCCGACTGCGTTGAGGCAATCACCCGCGCCGTGAAGGTCGAGGCATTCAGGCCATGATCGCAAATCGTCACCAGATAGCGATCAAGGCTTTCGACTTCATGGCTGCCGGGGGATGCGTCATGCAGCATGGCGAGGATGCTTTCCGCAAAGCTGTGCTGCGGATTGGGGGATACCAGCGTCATTCCCTGCTTGGCGCGGAAGCCGTTCGCCAGAAAGACCGGCATGGCCGCGAGGATCGCCACCGGTTCCGATGTGGAGTTGTTGATCGGAAGGGCATCGAGACAGGCCCGCATCCATTCAATTACTTCAAGATTTGGGGCCAGGGGAGCCAGCTGATGCACGACTTCCATCGCCTGAAGACTGGCTGCTGCCAATTGATCCCGGATGCTGGTGACGGGTTCTTTGGTAAAGCCCGACCAGAGGTCAACGACAACATCTTCAAACGGGATGCGCCCCGCCACGTCCTCCATGCGTCGGCCACGCAGGATGAGCTCTCCGGCTGCACCATCCACATGGCTGAGGGTTGTTTCTGCGACCACGACATCATCGAGGCCGGGGGACATATGGTGCTTGGGTAGGGAGTTTGACAGGGCAGATGAGCGCATAACCTTGTTCATTGGAAATCCTTTCTCGTGTTTGTATCTGCCCTTAGACTTGACGATCCTGTCATCATTGATCAATCTTGATTCAAACAATCAATATATCACGACTTTGGTAGGGAGCGTGGCCATGGCGGCCCTTTACATGACGGCGAAAGAAGCGGCGGCGGAATTGGGTGTGCGGGTTGAGACGCTCTATTCCTATGTATCCCGCGGGTTTATCCGGTCACAGGCGGGGCCGGGGCGGTCCAGACTCTATGCATCGGATGATGTGCGGGCGATGCGGATGCGCAATGGAGACGCAGTGCCGACCATGGGACCCGAGGTGCGCGACAGCGGCGATGTCATTCGGTCAAGCTTGACTTACATTGACGAGGCCGGGCCGCATTATTGTGGCCGATCAGCTATCGAGCTGGCGCAGCATGGCACATTGGAGGCGACGGCCACCCTTTTGTGGGACTGTGGTGCGGTCAATCCCTTCAATCGCGAAAAACCGCGTCGTCCGATTGCCTCTGCGCCCGCTGCCTTGCGTCCCGTCGAGCGGGCGATGGTGATGTTGTCTGCGTGGCCGTTGGTCGACCGGTCCGCCTATGCGCTGCATCCCTCCATTCTCTGGGCCCATGGGGTGGATCTTTGTCGTCTGGTTGCCTCGGAGCTGGTCAATGTCCCGCCCGATGCAATTCCGATTGCAGACCTGATTGCCAAAGGCTGGGGCGTTGACGGGGCGACGGACAGGCGGTTGATCAGTATGGCTTTGGTGTTGTCTGCAGATCATGAACTGAATTCGAGCGCCTATGCCGTGCGGGTGGCTGCGTCCACCGGGGCGCCTTTGCATGCGGCCATCGTTGCGGGCATGGGGGCGTTTCTGGGGCCCAAACACGGAGCTGCCAGCGAACGGGTGGATCACTGGTTTGAAGGCATGGTGCGAGAAGCCGATCCGGCCTTGGCGCTTGAGAAGCAATTGATGCGGGCAGAGGACCTGCCCGGCTTTGGCCATCTTCTTTATACGAATACGGATCCGCGAGGCAAATGCCTGATGGACGCCATACGGGCGGCACATCCTGATCATCCGGGCGTCCTTCTGGCAGATCAGGTGATTGATCATGCTCGGGCCCTGTTTGGCATTGCGCCGAATATCGATTTCTCACTTGCGCTGATGAAACGGGTTTTGAAGTTGCCAGAAGGGGCCGGGATGGTGCTGTTTTGTGCCGGGCGCATGGTCGGCTGGATCGGGCATGCGCTGGAGCAATATAAGAGTGGCGCGCAGATCCGTCCGCGCGCTCTCTATGTGGGTCCCAAGGGTATATAAGGCGGATTGACTCAGAGCGTGGCGAAGGCCCGGTCCAGCTTTTCGATCACCTCGTCGATATGTTCGGCCTTGATGCAGATCGGCGGCTTGATCTTGAGCACATTGTCAAACGGGCCGTCGGTGGAGAGCAGCACGGCTTCGTTTTTCATGAAGTTGATGATGCGGCCTGCTTTCTCGGTGGCGGGTTCCAAGCTTTCGCGATCCTCGACCAGTTCGGCCCCGATATAGAGGCCGCGGCCACGGACATCGCCGATCAACGGATATTTGTCTGCCAAGGCCTTCAGGCCCTGTTGGAAATAGGTCCCCATTTTGAGGGCATTGTCTTGCAGGCCTTCCTGTTCGATGACATCCAGCACCGCCATGCCGACGGCGCAGGAAACCGGGTTGCCGCCAAAGGAATTGAAATATTCCATGCCATTGGCAAAGGCGCGGGCAATCTGAGGCGTGGTGACGACGGCGGCCATCGGGTGGCCATTGCCGATTGGCTTGCCCATGGTGACGATGTCCGGGATGACCTTTTGATATTCAAAGCCCCACATATGCTCACCATCACGGCCAAAGCCGATCTGCACTTCGTCGGCAATGCAAAGACCACCGGCAGCGCGGACCTGATCATAGGCATGGGCGAGATAGCCGTCTGGCAGCACCACCTGACCGCCGCAGCCAAGCATGGATTCGGCGATGAAGCCAGCAGGCCCTTGATGGCCCTTGGTTTGAATCGCGGCAATGCATTCCCCGACATCTTGCGCATAGGCGCGACCGCTGTCGCTGCCATAGCCTTTGAAGCGGCCACGATAGGGATCAGGCATTTCGGCAATCTGGGTGTTGGGCGGGCAGCCTGCGCCGCCATTGCGGTCAAATTTGTAGGGGCTGACGGCGACATTGGCCGCCGTGTTGCCATGATAGCCCCAATTTACGCAGATCATGTCGCTGTTGCCAGATACAGTGCGGGCCATCCGCATGGCCAACTCATTGGCCTCGCTGCCTGAACAGGTCAGATAAACCACTGAAAGCGGATCGGGCAGGGTGGCGGCGAGCCGCTCGGCATAGTTGATGATCGTGTCGTGCAGATAGCGGGTGTTGGTGTTCAGCCTGCGGGCCTGCTTTTCCAGCGCTTCGACCACATGAGGGTGGCAATGGCCGACATGGCAGATATTGTTGACCAGATCGAGATATTCCCGACCCGTTTGGTCAATCAGAAACTGCCCCTTGCCGCCGACAATCTTCAACGGTTGTTTGTAGGACAGGCTGAGGGATGGGCCTATGGCGTGATCGCGGCGGGCTTTGAGGTCGCTGACGCTGGTGGCGTCGGTCTCAAATGCGGCGGGGTGGAAATCGACGATCAGATTTGGATCGGGGCAGATATCGCCCCAGACATCCATTCGGTTGGGTTCGCCTACCCCATAGAAATCCCCCGTCTCACCGAGCAGATCGAGGATGATCTGGAAATGCAAATGGGGCGCCCAGCCGACATTGACCGAGGCGTCGCCAATATAGCCAATTGGGTCGCCTGCCTTCACCTGCTGACCGGGGCTGAGCAGATCAAGGGTCGCCAGCGACAGGTGACCATAGAGGGTGAAGAAATGGCTGCCCGTGTCGCCTGCCTGATGTTTGAGGATCACGGTGGGGCCGTAATTCTGGTATTCGGCATTGTTTACCACTGAGACCACCTCGCCATCGAGCGGAGCAAAGATCGGGGTGTCCACGTCGATGAAGACATCAAAGCCCAGATGGGTGCTGCGCCAGCCTGACCCCTCGCGGCTCTTGAAGGCATCGGTGCGGTAGCAATCGCGGTCTTCGGCATAAAGCCCGATGGCATAGGTCGCTTCGGTTTCAGTCATTTTTTGCTGGATGAAGGCCCAATGGGCGTTGCCATCGGACAGCAGCTCCAAGCCTTCTGCGCCCTTGGCGTAAGACACCAAGATGCGGGCTTCGCGCTTCAGTGGGCGGGCAAAGATCGGGGCGAATGAGCTTTGATTGGCCTTCAGCCATGGCAGGACCTTGTCGCCATTGGCGGTGGCGCATTTGCCTGCTGCCTTGCGCCATGCGGCGGCAACAAAGCGCAGATTAAGCCGATCAAGGCGGGCGAGCAGGTCAAAGGCGGGTTTCTGGCTGATGGTCAGATAGGCATTGTCCGGGTAGCTCGCCGCGCGGTGGGAGCTGATGCAGACTGACATGACCAGCCGCATGGCCATTTGCATCGGCAGGACGGCCATCTCAAGGTCTGTGAGGGGACATTCTGCGCAATAGGCGGCGACAATATCGCTGCCATCGCTGATCAGATCATCGCTCTCCATCAAGGCATAGGCCAAGGTGACGGCCAGCTCGTTGACCCGGCGGGAATAAACCATGTCGCCGAAATCGATCAGGCCGACAGTGCCCTTCTGCTCGTCGACAATCAGATTGAGATCATTGGCGTCGTGATGGATGATCGCGCCGGGCAGGCGAGCGAATAATGGCTTGGAGATGATGTCATAAAGCGCAAAGAAGCGGGCGACCATCGCCCGGTCGGCTTCATCGGCAATGTCGGGAATAAAGGCGCGGCAGGCCTCGACATTGTCGAGATTCCACAGAAAGTCCGGCTGATGGGCTGCGGGATGGCCAAAGCCCTGCAAAGCCTGTGTCAGGCGCCCCATGGTCTGTCCCAGTGCGTGGCGTAGCTCTTTGGTCTTTTCACAATCGGCAAAGGTTACGCCATCGAGATAGGACACGGTCCGCATCCAGTTGCCACCATCCGCTTCTGGCAGTTGAATGAGGCTGTTGCCGGTCTTGCTGCACAGGATCTGTGGCAGGGCGAGGGACGGATCAACTGCCTGCAAGTGTTCGAGGGCTGCGATTTGCAGATCAAGCAGGGCCTTGTCTTCGCCCTTGTTGGCGATCTTGACCGTGTAGCGCCGATCCTTGCCGGTTGCCCCGTCTTTCTCGTCAAGGCGCATATTCTGGTCCCGCTCGCTGACCAGCTGCTTGAGGCTGCCGGTTTTGCCGTAATGTTCTTCGAGTAGGGCAAGGAGGCGCTCTTGGCTGAGATTCGGTGGCGGGATGTCAAAGGCAGACGAGGCGGAAGGGGCAGAAGGCTGGCTCATGATGATGGTCTTTTTGGCTTGAAAGGCGATCGCTGGATGAATTGTATCCAATATTCAATGAAAGGCACGCGACCGCAAGACAGGGAATGTGATTTTGCCCATTCCTTGTTCTCATGCGGTCGGAAGCGATGGCGATGCTATTTCGGCGCGTTGGCCTCGAGAAAATCCCCCATGCGGTCAATGGCGTTGAGGATGTTATTTAGGCTGTTGGCATAGGAAAGGCGGATATAGCCCTCCCCATGGACGCCGAAGTCTGGCCCACCGATGGTGGCGACGCCGGCTTCTTCCAACAGGCGTGAGGAGAGCTCCTTGGCCTTGAAGCCTGTCGCCTTGATGTTGGGGAAGGCATAGAAGGCGCCCTTTGGCGTGATGCAGGAAACGTTGGGCAGGTCGTTCAAGGCCTCGACCACCGCTTTGCGGCGGATGTCGAACTCGTCCATCATGTAATCGACTGCTCCTTGCGGGCCTGTGAGGGCGGCGATGCCGGCAAACTGGGCGGCGCTGTTGACGCAGGAATAGGAATTGACCGCCAGCTTGCGGGCATCATCCAAAATTTGCGCGGGCCAGACGGAAAAACCCAACCGCCAGCCGGTCATGGCATAGGTCTTGGACCAGCCCGACAGCAGAATCAGGCGATCAGCCAGTTCGGGATAGCTGGTCAGGCTCTGATGGGCTAGGTCATCAAAGGTCATGCGCGAATAGATCTCGTCGGACATGATGGCCACCTCGGGCCATTGCGCCAGTCCCTTGACCAGTTTGTCGATTTCAGCCTTCGGGGTGACGCCGCCGGTCGGATTGGATGGACTATTGACGATGATCAGACGGGTTTGCGGCGTGATCAGGGAGAGCAACTCGTCTGCCGAGAAGGCAAAGCCATTTTCCTCCCGAAGGGGCACAGGCACCGGGCGGGCGCCGGTGAATTCGATCATCGAGCGATAAATCGGGAAGCCGGGATCGGGATAGAGAATGTCCGCCCCGGGCTGGCCGAACATGGTGATGGCCATATACATGGTCACCTTGCCACCGGGCATGATCATGATCCGGTCCGGGGCTATGTCGGCTCCGTGGCGCAGTTTGAGATCGTCAGCCACCGCCTCGCGCAGGGCCGGGATGCCATTGGCCGGGGAGTAGCCATGCTCGCCGGCTTCCAATGCCTTGACTGCCGCGCTGACGATGTGATTCGGGGTTTTGAAATCTGGCTGGCCGATGCCCAGATTGATGATGTCGCGTCCTTGCGCGGCCAGATGGTTGGCGCGGGCGAGGACGGCAAAGGCATTTTCGTCGCCCAGATTGGCGAAATTGGCGATGGGGTGAAGCATGATTGGCCTCCCTTGGCGATCTTGTTGGTTGGCGATACGATAGGCGCAGAATGGGCTTGGGTAAAGTGACTAAGGGCTTGTGTGGAGGGAAGTATGGGATTGCTTTGCAAGGTGAATTGATGTCGGAAAAGACCGTCAGATCTTGAATCCTTCGAAATCCGCCTTACCATTAAGGGG
It encodes:
- a CDS encoding sigma-54-dependent transcriptional regulator; this translates as MTSQTKILLAEDEEEVRFALKQGLELAGYEVIEFDSREGILETISRHLEGILISDIRLGSDDGLDLMQHVHELDDAFPVILITGHGDVPLAVEAMRRGAYDFIEKPFPMAVLVGVVMRAAEKRRLVLENRALRQELAEESKLEGRLVGQSLAMQRLRSDILALSDTDADILIKGETGSGKEMVARALHEEGRRSGAPFVALNCGGLPADIIESELFGHVQGAFTGASSKRVGKLQYANGGTVFLDEIETMPMELQVKLLRVIEERAVEPLGTNELIALDIRFIAATKTDLEEAGRQGSFRPDLFYRLNVVTLHIPPLRDRKEDIPDLFNFLARGARSRYRKDIPDLTRSLLDRLMAYDWPGNVRELRNAADRFVLGLSMGLADGQGGERDDAVQSVTATLAERVGAYERQLIAEALKEQGGCRTKTAESLGLGRKTLYDKLKKYDLE
- a CDS encoding TRAP transporter substrate-binding protein, translated to MKKLVLAAASAALLLGTAAASANCDDGEMVIKFSHVTAATGHPKGEAASLLAERVNAEMNGKACMEVFPNSQLFNDNKVLEALLLGDVQLAAPSLAKFEKYTKKFRLFDLPFLFKDMGAVDRFQTSDNGQAMLDSMQRKGLQGLSYWHNGIKHFSANKPLIKPADASGLKFRVQTSEVAAAMIEALGANPQKLAFAEVYGALQTGVVDGQENTWSNIYTKKFFEVQDGVTETNHQVLDYLVVTSTEWWDGLDPEIRTQLKTIMDEVAAERNALSTEINAQNRAKILEAGGVIRELDASQRQAWVDVMKPVWDQFKDDIGQDLIDAALAANN
- a CDS encoding TRAP transporter small permease, which produces MERLSRIITKFEETVISLLLAGMVLLTFSQVIARYIFNSGWGAALEATTLMYAWMILFGASYGIKIGAHLGVDALIALLPNRLFRVAAVLGALTGVVYALMLLDGSMTYIGKMYKFNIGMEDLHFPDWFANGVAPAIGLEIYDNEVPRWLAYSILPIGLALFALRCLQAAWAIVVGDRKMIIASHEAEDLVAENKNKA
- a CDS encoding TRAP transporter large permease is translated as METFFLFCMVLGLLLFGAPISISLGLSSVVYIHFFSDDSLSSMAQKLFEATEHYTLLAIPFFILASSFMATGGVAKRIIRFAIAVVGPFPGGLAMAGVFACMLFAALSGSSPATVVAIGTIVIAGMKDVGYPKEFAAGIIANAGTLGILIPPSIVMVVYAAATDVSVGRMFLAGIIPGLLAGTMLMLGIYIVAKRKNYPRQPWKGVGELASAAGDSAFGLFLIVIILGGIYGGVFTPTEAAAVAAVYAAFIALFVYRDMGPLREVSWRRPSEGFVEAAIRNLYLTVTRFPLALVHEDTQKVMTNSAKTTIMLMFIIANALLFAHVLTTERIPQQITDLMIGAGFNWFTFLLAVNLLLLIGGQFMEPSGLLLIVAPVVFPIAIELGVDPIHLGIIMVVNMEIGMITPPIGLNLFVTSGITGMSLVQVVRAALPWVGILMIFLILVTYIPWISTAIPTALMGPETITR
- a CDS encoding citrate synthase/methylcitrate synthase gives rise to the protein MNKVMRSSALSNSLPKHHMSPGLDDVVVAETTLSHVDGAAGELILRGRRMEDVAGRIPFEDVVVDLWSGFTKEPVTSIRDQLAAASLQAMEVVHQLAPLAPNLEVIEWMRACLDALPINNSTSEPVAILAAMPVFLANGFRAKQGMTLVSPNPQHSFAESILAMLHDASPGSHEVESLDRYLVTICDHGLNASTFTARVIASTQSDMRSAISGAIGALKGPLHGGAPGPVLDMIEAIGKPDKADAWIAKELAAGRRLMGFGHRVYRVRDPRADILKEGLAKMASHSDKIIHAMAIEKAALKALKKHKPDRTLDTNVEFYTAILLDSIGIDRSLFTPLFAVGRTAGWTAHVMEQTASNKLIRPQSLYVGPTPA
- a CDS encoding citrate synthase family protein, whose protein sequence is MAALYMTAKEAAAELGVRVETLYSYVSRGFIRSQAGPGRSRLYASDDVRAMRMRNGDAVPTMGPEVRDSGDVIRSSLTYIDEAGPHYCGRSAIELAQHGTLEATATLLWDCGAVNPFNREKPRRPIASAPAALRPVERAMVMLSAWPLVDRSAYALHPSILWAHGVDLCRLVASELVNVPPDAIPIADLIAKGWGVDGATDRRLISMALVLSADHELNSSAYAVRVAASTGAPLHAAIVAGMGAFLGPKHGAASERVDHWFEGMVREADPALALEKQLMRAEDLPGFGHLLYTNTDPRGKCLMDAIRAAHPDHPGVLLADQVIDHARALFGIAPNIDFSLALMKRVLKLPEGAGMVLFCAGRMVGWIGHALEQYKSGAQIRPRALYVGPKGI
- a CDS encoding aminotransferase class III-fold pyridoxal phosphate-dependent enzyme, whose product is MSQPSAPSASSAFDIPPPNLSQERLLALLEEHYGKTGSLKQLVSERDQNMRLDEKDGATGKDRRYTVKIANKGEDKALLDLQIAALEHLQAVDPSLALPQILCSKTGNSLIQLPEADGGNWMRTVSYLDGVTFADCEKTKELRHALGQTMGRLTQALQGFGHPAAHQPDFLWNLDNVEACRAFIPDIADEADRAMVARFFALYDIISKPLFARLPGAIIHHDANDLNLIVDEQKGTVGLIDFGDMVYSRRVNELAVTLAYALMESDDLISDGSDIVAAYCAECPLTDLEMAVLPMQMAMRLVMSVCISSHRAASYPDNAYLTISQKPAFDLLARLDRLNLRFVAAAWRKAAGKCATANGDKVLPWLKANQSSFAPIFARPLKREARILVSYAKGAEGLELLSDGNAHWAFIQQKMTETEATYAIGLYAEDRDCYRTDAFKSREGSGWRSTHLGFDVFIDVDTPIFAPLDGEVVSVVNNAEYQNYGPTVILKHQAGDTGSHFFTLYGHLSLATLDLLSPGQQVKAGDPIGYIGDASVNVGWAPHLHFQIILDLLGETGDFYGVGEPNRMDVWGDICPDPNLIVDFHPAAFETDATSVSDLKARRDHAIGPSLSLSYKQPLKIVGGKGQFLIDQTGREYLDLVNNICHVGHCHPHVVEALEKQARRLNTNTRYLHDTIINYAERLAATLPDPLSVVYLTCSGSEANELAMRMARTVSGNSDMICVNWGYHGNTAANVAVSPYKFDRNGGAGCPPNTQIAEMPDPYRGRFKGYGSDSGRAYAQDVGECIAAIQTKGHQGPAGFIAESMLGCGGQVVLPDGYLAHAYDQVRAAGGLCIADEVQIGFGRDGEHMWGFEYQKVIPDIVTMGKPIGNGHPMAAVVTTPQIARAFANGMEYFNSFGGNPVSCAVGMAVLDVIEQEGLQDNALKMGTYFQQGLKALADKYPLIGDVRGRGLYIGAELVEDRESLEPATEKAGRIINFMKNEAVLLSTDGPFDNVLKIKPPICIKAEHIDEVIEKLDRAFATL